The following proteins are co-located in the Brachybacterium sacelli genome:
- a CDS encoding metal-dependent hydrolase family protein encodes MSGTIRIENVTVFDSRAGQNTGPYDVEIAEGTIRSLESPGDARPTGPAAATVIDGTGRTLIPGLIDAHWHAAFASIAPGAAMSGDAGYLFATAVVGARSALQRGFTTVRDLGGPTHGLKKAIDDGITPGPRIHPSGAFISQSGGHGDFRMPHEVPRGVSGHLSHSETAGAAVIADGEAEVLRASREVLRQGASQLKLMAGGGVASHYDPLDVSQYTVTEMRAAVSAAENWGTYVTVHAYTPRAIRTAVEAGVRCIEHGHLIDEETAALLAEHDVWWCLQPFLDDEDAVPMTGPNKRKQLAMVAGTDRAYQLAIDHGIKVAFGTDTLFDAKLATRQGAQLAKLTRWYTPAQALQQATLHNAELLQLSGERNPYPGTFGVVEEGAVADLVLVDGDPLADISLLSRPDEAFTTILKGGCPVERD; translated from the coding sequence GTGAGCGGCACGATCAGGATCGAGAACGTCACAGTCTTCGACAGCCGGGCGGGGCAGAACACCGGACCGTACGACGTCGAGATCGCCGAGGGCACGATCCGTTCGCTCGAGTCACCGGGCGATGCACGGCCGACGGGCCCCGCTGCGGCGACAGTGATCGACGGGACCGGCAGAACCTTGATCCCGGGCCTGATCGACGCCCACTGGCATGCCGCCTTCGCCTCGATCGCGCCGGGCGCGGCGATGTCGGGCGATGCCGGGTACTTGTTCGCCACGGCCGTCGTGGGCGCCCGGAGTGCTCTCCAGCGCGGATTCACGACGGTCCGCGATCTGGGCGGGCCGACGCACGGGCTGAAGAAGGCGATCGACGACGGCATCACGCCCGGCCCCCGCATCCACCCCTCGGGAGCGTTCATCTCGCAGAGCGGCGGGCACGGTGACTTCCGCATGCCGCACGAGGTGCCCCGAGGCGTGTCCGGCCACCTCAGCCACAGTGAGACGGCCGGTGCGGCCGTGATCGCCGATGGTGAGGCCGAGGTGCTGCGCGCTTCCCGGGAAGTGCTCCGACAGGGCGCCTCGCAGCTGAAGCTCATGGCAGGCGGCGGGGTGGCCTCCCACTACGACCCGCTGGACGTCTCGCAGTACACGGTCACCGAAATGCGAGCAGCGGTCTCGGCCGCAGAGAACTGGGGGACCTACGTGACCGTGCACGCGTACACGCCCCGGGCGATCCGGACGGCGGTGGAGGCCGGGGTGCGATGCATCGAGCACGGTCATCTCATCGACGAGGAGACCGCCGCGCTCCTGGCCGAGCACGACGTGTGGTGGTGCCTGCAGCCCTTCCTGGACGACGAGGACGCGGTGCCGATGACCGGGCCCAACAAGCGCAAGCAGCTGGCGATGGTCGCCGGCACCGACCGTGCTTACCAGCTCGCCATCGACCACGGCATCAAGGTCGCGTTCGGCACCGACACCCTCTTCGACGCGAAACTGGCCACGCGGCAGGGCGCTCAGCTGGCGAAGCTCACCCGCTGGTACACCCCGGCGCAGGCGCTCCAGCAGGCGACGCTGCACAACGCGGAGCTGCTCCAGCTCTCCGGTGAGCGGAACCCCTATCCCGGGACGTTCGGCGTCGTCGAGGAGGGGGCGGTCGCCGACCTCGTGCTCGTCGACGGCGACCCCCTCGCGGACATCTCGCTGCTGTCCCGCCCCGACGAAGCCTTCACGACGATCCTGAAGGGCGGGTGCCCCGTCGAGCGCGATTGA
- a CDS encoding GNAT family N-acetyltransferase, whose product MQNCDVFLRPCTGADLAVLEAWAPTGNSRTHAMRFSHQEAGTSTYYLAACRQEPGAIVGTCELRWDGCAASEVPRCPEANGLQVWPPVLQSHGIGTQMLGLLEHGARERGHHTLGLGVGDPRPKRLYLRLGYVDTGQDYLDRYTWIDEHHEEHHVADRARWMMKPLTGGRLEAGRL is encoded by the coding sequence GTGCAGAACTGCGACGTGTTCCTCCGCCCGTGCACGGGCGCCGACCTGGCCGTGCTGGAGGCCTGGGCACCCACCGGCAACAGTCGGACCCATGCGATGAGGTTCTCTCACCAGGAGGCCGGGACCAGCACGTACTACCTGGCCGCCTGCCGGCAGGAGCCGGGCGCCATCGTCGGCACCTGCGAGCTCCGCTGGGACGGGTGCGCGGCGAGCGAGGTACCCCGATGCCCGGAGGCGAACGGGCTCCAGGTGTGGCCCCCAGTGCTCCAGTCCCACGGGATCGGGACGCAGATGCTCGGCCTGCTCGAGCACGGGGCCCGGGAGCGCGGTCATCACACGCTCGGTCTGGGCGTCGGTGACCCGCGGCCGAAGCGGCTCTACCTGCGGCTCGGCTACGTGGACACCGGTCAGGACTACCTCGACCGCTATACCTGGATCGACGAGCACCACGAGGAGCATCACGTCGCCGATCGGGCCCGGTGGATGATGAAGCCGCTCACCGGCGGCCGGCTCGAGGCCGGTCGTCTCTGA
- a CDS encoding ABC transporter ATP-binding protein yields the protein MPPARHPVTSEPVIRAESLSKSYRRHHQDPGIHGALRAFAHRRTEERLALAPLDLEVAPGEFVGLLGPNGAGKTTVVKLCCGLVRPTAGTVSVLGHEPARRRAEFLQSIAVVFGQKSMLWWDVPTVDSMLVHKAMYALDGPTYRRRVGELTEVLSLSEVLDVPVRRLSLGERMRCELALSLLHSPRLLFADEPTIGLDVTAKQALRGMLARTNEALGTTVVLTSHDMDDVEALCRRILLVSGGHLTFDGDVAGLRARIAPRRLIRAVVENPLRPEDLPAGARLLDPRTIGLEASEEELEDAVASVLALGGLRDLSVQEVDLEAVMARAYSEQAGAGAERGQR from the coding sequence ATGCCCCCTGCTCGTCATCCCGTCACGTCCGAACCCGTCATCCGGGCCGAGTCCCTGTCGAAGTCCTACCGCCGCCACCACCAGGATCCTGGTATTCACGGTGCGCTGAGAGCCTTCGCGCACCGCCGCACCGAAGAACGCCTGGCGCTGGCCCCGCTCGATCTCGAGGTCGCCCCCGGCGAGTTCGTGGGACTGCTGGGGCCCAACGGTGCCGGCAAGACCACCGTGGTCAAGCTGTGCTGCGGTCTCGTCCGCCCCACCGCCGGCACGGTGAGTGTGCTCGGGCACGAGCCCGCGCGGCGCCGCGCCGAGTTCCTGCAGTCGATCGCCGTGGTGTTCGGGCAGAAGTCGATGCTGTGGTGGGACGTTCCCACGGTCGACTCGATGCTCGTGCACAAGGCGATGTACGCCCTGGACGGGCCGACGTACCGCCGCCGCGTCGGCGAGCTCACCGAGGTCCTGTCGCTGTCCGAGGTGCTCGACGTCCCCGTGCGTCGCCTCAGCCTCGGCGAGCGCATGCGGTGCGAGCTCGCCCTGTCGCTGCTGCATTCTCCTCGCCTGCTGTTCGCCGACGAGCCGACCATCGGGCTCGACGTCACCGCGAAGCAGGCGCTGCGGGGGATGCTCGCGCGCACCAATGAAGCGCTCGGCACCACGGTGGTGCTGACCAGCCATGACATGGACGACGTGGAAGCGCTGTGCCGCCGGATCCTGCTCGTCTCCGGCGGGCATCTCACGTTCGACGGGGACGTCGCCGGGCTGCGGGCGCGGATCGCTCCCCGGCGGCTGATCCGCGCTGTGGTCGAGAATCCGCTGCGACCCGAGGATCTGCCGGCGGGGGCGCGGCTGCTCGATCCGCGCACCATCGGCCTCGAGGCGTCGGAGGAGGAGCTCGAGGACGCCGTGGCCTCGGTCCTCGCCCTCGGCGGCCTCCGAGACCTGAGCGTGCAGGAGGTCGACCTGGAGGCGGTGATGGCTCGCGCGTACTCCGAGCAGGCCGGTGCGGGCGCGGAGCGGGGGCAGCGATGA
- a CDS encoding ABC transporter permease, which yields MSSMTAASPRPVGSSRTLLATGLALFGRDLTVTLTNRAWVVLLQLGAVAPPVVSLLVWTGAIARGATPPVPADRIVTWFVLVAVVSMVTSSWTASFLAEDIRTGGLSIWLVRPCPALAHLVANNLAEKAVKLLVLLPMVAALGLVVHRQVRLPADPALWAAALAAVICAAVLGFVLDVLVGCLAFWFEDVEGVQGIVTLAQRLLSGAVVPLMLLPAGVQDAVRFQPFRFTLAYPLEVLTGSGTAELADWLALLGWTGAALAVLALVWSRGVRRYEAAGA from the coding sequence ATGAGCTCGATGACCGCCGCGTCGCCGCGCCCGGTCGGGTCCTCTCGCACGCTGTTGGCCACCGGCCTGGCGCTGTTCGGGCGGGACCTCACGGTGACGCTGACGAATCGGGCCTGGGTGGTGCTGCTCCAGCTCGGGGCGGTCGCCCCGCCCGTCGTCTCCCTTCTGGTGTGGACCGGCGCGATCGCCCGCGGTGCGACCCCGCCGGTGCCTGCGGACCGGATCGTCACCTGGTTCGTGCTGGTCGCGGTGGTCTCCATGGTCACCTCGAGCTGGACGGCGTCCTTCCTCGCCGAGGACATCCGCACCGGCGGCCTCTCGATCTGGCTGGTGCGGCCGTGCCCGGCCCTCGCCCATCTCGTGGCCAACAATCTGGCGGAGAAGGCGGTGAAGCTCCTCGTCCTGCTGCCGATGGTCGCCGCGCTCGGGCTCGTGGTCCATCGGCAGGTGCGCCTGCCGGCGGATCCGGCCCTCTGGGCCGCGGCGCTGGCCGCCGTGATCTGCGCGGCGGTCCTCGGCTTCGTGCTCGATGTGCTCGTCGGCTGCCTGGCGTTCTGGTTCGAGGACGTCGAGGGCGTGCAGGGGATCGTGACCCTCGCCCAGCGGCTGCTGTCCGGGGCGGTCGTCCCGCTGATGCTGCTGCCGGCCGGGGTGCAGGACGCCGTGCGTTTCCAGCCCTTCCGTTTCACCCTCGCGTACCCGCTCGAGGTCCTCACCGGCTCCGGCACCGCCGAGCTCGCGGACTGGCTCGCGCTGCTGGGATGGACCGGTGCCGCGCTCGCGGTGC